The Solanum pennellii chromosome 4, SPENNV200 genomic interval CATTTGAACTAAAGCAATTGGGTTTGGAACCCATTTGTTGGCTTGTAGTCCTCCCCTATACTAATAGGAAAATCGATATACTTCCATGCCCTTAGATTGATAATGGAATAAATACAGGTGGTGAGTTTTGTTAGTCAGAACACATCCAAGTGTTTCAATGAAGAGAAAAGAACAAATCAGTTAAGAGCGACATCATACAGTAGTCAATACAAGTTAAGAGATTTAAGAGCTTCATATACCTaagatttatttgaaatttgatgTATTATTAGTTCATTGTACTTAcaatgtttaaatttgaagtgGTATTCTTGAATCTCGGAGTTCATTGTGCTTGGAGTCTCTTTTTAGGTTTAAAATATGGTGGAATCCAGAACTTTTTTGCAACTGTGTTCTCTGCACATGTTTTCTATGCGTATGGATGCAACTTAGATGATTTGCTATACATGATGAAACTACCATGTTTGATGTTCCTATGGATACGACTTAAATGATTTGCTATACTTGTTGAAACTACCATGTTTGATGTTCTTATGGATACGACTTAAATGATTTGCGATATATGTTGAAAAATTGTTGTGCATCTACATTTATGagcttcaaatttttttgaacaagaacaaaacaatgtttgtaattattttgaGCATATCGGAAACATTTGTTGGAAGAGTGTAAGTACTGTTGGTAAGGGCCTAAGAGGTGAGAAAGAGAGGCTGTGCGAGGGATGgaaggaaattttttttggatgcATTTGGGGGagggaagaagagaagaaaaagaggaCAGAATGATTGGGCCCACTATGGGTGACAGGAATTTGGAGAAGTGTACATTCACATGTAATTCCACACCACATGAAGAATAGCACAAGCTGAGATTAAATGGTCTAGGTTGACACCAGTTGTCAAAGAATGGCAAATATGATACGAAAGGGTGACAAGGGTCTTTTTATTGCCAACTTTCAAAGGGGGTCAAAGTTTAACAATATCAAATAGTTGAGGAGAAATTTTAGAGATTTTCCGTAgttattattgatgtataacaTAGTAAAAAGGTGCCCCATATAACAAAAATGTTAGTCTATTTGTGTACACTGTATGTTTACTATATTCTTTCTTTAGATCAGAGAAATTCTATATGATAGTTTACTCTTTCTATGGGTACAGCTATTACTGTTTTAATGGTCAAGGTTTGAATTCCAAACCGTCTATATTCTCTTAATCTTCAAGTGAGGACTTGTGTATTACTTTACATGTTAATAGATGATTGCAAATCGAAAAAATGTTGATAAATAATGGTTCTGAGATAGCAGCTTTCTTTTAACTTAGATGTTGACATTTACTGATAACGTTGTTGTAGTTTGTGCTCTTGCATGTGATTTTAAATGTGTTTCTGTCTTTTACAGGGCAAGTGACAAGTGtcaaaaagagaagagaaagacAATTAATGGAGATGATTTGGTATGGTCACTGACCACCTTAGGATTTGAGGACTACATTGAGCCACTAAAGGCCTATTTGATTAGGTACAGAGAGGTAATTGCAGTTCCTCCTCAGTTACTGATGATAAGTAAGCTTTGGTAAATGAAGAAATCTTGATATTCTTGTGCGTGTGTTTATAATCGACAACTAAAGAGAGAGAATAGTTCTTTTCTGCTCATTTGGAAGATTTTTTGTGTATCAGTGGTCTATATGAACTTCCACTGTAGTTTTGAAGAACTTCTATTTTACCCCGTGTTATTATCCGATTATCAACTGATCAATGTCTCTTTTTCTGGTGATGAATCATTCTATTTGCTGGTCTGTGGGCTAATCATGGTATTGCAGATGGAGGTATGCATTGCTTCCCCACATCAATGATATAGAGTTGCTTATTGTCTTTACCTCTGATATGTCACTAGCTATGCCTTGGGGATTGTTTCTAATGTCAGGGAGACACCAAGGGATCTTCTAGGGCTGGAGATACGTCTGCCAGAAACGATATAGTTGGAGGTCAGCTCAGTCCCGGTACACAGGTAAGAGGGTACCAAACTCTCTATTCACCATGTTCTGGTAATCTCAACCCTTATAGAAATTAAGGAAATAGGTGTTACTATTTTGACTCCTATTTTTCGTGGAAAATGGCAGTTTGTCTATGATGGGTCTTTTTCACAAGGCTTTGACTATGGGAACTCCCAAATGTGAATTTCCTAGTAAGTGCTTCTTCATTCTCTTCATACTAACCTTgcttctctcttttgttttcttttagcCTTTATATATAACATCTTCTGAGTGAGGAAAATCATTGGTTATCatccttttattaattttgattttccaTTGGAGTTGATTAGTTCCTGTATGTACCCTATGATGGCCCCCTTTCCTCCCCcactattaatttatatatgaggTGCACATGGAAAGATTTAAATAAGAGACATCTACCTTTTTACATTCTTTAGGGCGAGATGAACAAATATCGAGTTAACTTTCTTTAACTTGTGCTGGTGGCAGAAGGGTTGCTGCGTGTGTTCTGGCTCTGGGGTGGGTGGGTCTTCCCTATCTCAATTATGACGTACTCGGTTAGGACCTCAACTCCCTCCGGCACTCCGGCAGTAGTGTTGAGGAGTTTTGGATGTTCTGTTTAAAGGTTACTTTGGATCTAAGAGCTAGATAAAGTTGTCCTAAAATATTGTAATATTAATATTGACACCATTTTTATGGGCAGACCTGAGCAAGAAAGGATAGTGAATTAAAAGAACATAATCATATGTAGAAGTGTTATTTTCCAGTTTGTCTTACCGACATTTCATAAAAGAAGCTTACCTGGGTTTGGGTTCTTCTTTATTCAGTTTGttctcttgttttttttacAAGTAAACAAGCAACAAAGGCAAGAAACTAGATCTGTCTAGGTACAGTGAATAATTGTTCCTTATAAATCTGGTAAGGAGTTGAGCAAGAGTAAAATGTCTGTAGTATACATCTTTAATATACATTAGAGGGCTAATATTTGCAACTGTTCTGTTTTAAGAGACGTACTGTAACAAATACTAGGTTTAATTGATTGCAGAGAAGACTATAGTTTGGACAATGGGTAGATTAAAATTGGTGTTCATCGAGCTTCCTACCTCTCAAAAAGAGAGGGGTTGGGGAGATGGCTGCCTACCTCTCAATAGCGTGTATTAAGGTAAGATAAGTAGAAGCATATTTTTGGGGAACTACAAATAAAAACTGTGATTTGATTTGTGTTAAGATTTGCATATGCTCTACTTTTTCCAGACCCCCTACTTATGGGATTACACCGGGAATGCTTCTTGTtgttatacaaatacaaactgTAAATTAGTATTAGCTTGAGTGAAGAAGATTCTGTTGTGCTGAACACAACTTTGATACTCTTGCTTCTCTGTTACTATCTTGATAGTTGAATTGAAGTGCTGATTATGTTTGGTCGATTTGCAGTATTACAACGGTGCTGATGCGAGTATCTTCTGCCTAGAGTTCTTGTTTATCTATGTACTAAGCCATTCAATGGTTGCTGATAATATATGTTTGAAAGCTCTAGGAACCGAAAGTATCCTGCAAATCTTGAATTTAGCCATACAACAAAACACTTTATTTTCTGAACTTTTCTTCCAGTACTTTGATGCTCTATACATGTAACATGTAATTTGGTTTTTATTGTTGTAAACTGAGTGCAATCTTCTTTTTCTGCAAAATTTGCTAGGTTCTAAGGGTGAGTGACCTTAACTTTTTGTATGAAGTTACTTTTAAGACATTTCTTTTGGAAGTTTACAGAAATATTCTTGGTGTTTTATGATTAGAAATAGTTACTGTGCAGCTGTATATTTCTAAAGGGCACCCCGGTGCACAAAGCATCCCCTGTTAGTAGGGTTTGGGAAAAGGGCCACACATGAAGAATTGTGAAGTAGACAGTCTACTCTAATACTGCTTATACGACTCAAATCTGTAAGGTATATATAGATCATATGGAAACAACTTCACTGTGCAGCTATATATTCCATATGTGGAATTTTATGCTGAGATTAATCATATTCTAATACAATGAAAAAGACAGCCCCCTGCACATATAAACTGTTCAGAACTCAGCAGTGATCATTGCATAATTGTGGATACTGTGTAATGCTCATCAGAGCTGAGACtgcaacaaagaaagagaaagaaatggTGGTATGGTTATAAAAAcaacttcaaataaaaatgGGTTAGATTTTTGTATGGTCACTCACTTAATAGTTACTTATTATCTAAAAATGTCGTCCTTTTTcttgattctattttttttttaataaagaaagtGATCTTTTGAGATAATACATTATTAGTTGAGTGACTGTcttaagaaataacaaaaataaaaacagtaGACAAGCAATATACCAAGAAACGTCTTTTATAGTTCTCCAGGTGCTCCTTTGGGTCACATTTAGTTACTGTATAACCTTCAATTTGGTTCATCTCCTGCAGTAAATACATTATACTACATCAACTAATGTTCTGCAAAAGTCACAATGTTTAAAAGACCAGAGCTTATACACATGCTGAAAACTTGAGATATTAGGATGGTAATAGTAATTAA includes:
- the LOC107018309 gene encoding nuclear transcription factor Y subunit B-10-like, giving the protein MAEVPASPGGGCGSHESGGERSPQSNVREQDRYLPIANIGRIMKKGLPANAKIAKEAKDTVQECVSEFISFITSEASDKCQKEKRKTINGDDLVWSLTTLGFEDYIEPLKAYLIRYREMEGDTKGSSRAGDTSARNDIVGGQLSPGTQFVYDGSFSQGFDYGNSQM